The following coding sequences are from one Streptomyces sp. NBC_01485 window:
- a CDS encoding beta-glucosidase, producing MAGPEAGTEAAGDAALDAALDAAGDAALEAAVEAALGKLDLDAKARLLAGQDMWSLPALPEIGLESLVMSDGPIGVRGVRWTSGDPSVALPSPTALAATWDPELARRAGVLLAQEARRKGVHVLLAPTVNLHRSPLGGRHFEAYSEDPYLTGRIGTGYVRGVQSGGVGTTVKHFVANDAETDRFTVNNLVSERALRELYLAPFEAIVENAHPWGIMTAYNTVNGTSMTEHRYLVNEVLRGEWGFDGYNVSDWMAARDTVAAVEGGLDVAMPGPRTIFGQALAQAVRDGKAEESTVDGAVRNVLRLAARVGILEGARPAVTELPDTVGGEALAREIARRAFVLVRNEDRALPLRPDTTVALIGAAARDARVLGGGSAVVFPARVVSPLDGLTAALPDGSLSYAVGADPNTELAVADKGFELRALCRDEAGTLIGTGAAPTGEINWMGSDLPDGVTHDTLHTVELTGTFTPRESGPHVFGIKGTGAFTLTVDGTTYFDDVQRPADDGDPFESFFGTPQPHAETELTAGQPVEISLTFVVTLPAGIPFKAVVFALTYQEPQHDPDELIAEAVAAARAADTAVVVVATTERVESEGFDRKNLRLPGRQDDLVHAVAAANPNTVVVVNSGSPVEMPWRDEVAAVLLSWFPGQEGGAALADVLTGAHEPGGRLPTTWGSLADAPVTQVVPADGELPYTEGVFIGYRAWEKANRTPVHPFGHGLGYTDWAYESVAVEGSTLTVRIRNTGERTGREVVQVYLAPADTAPAPDRPVRWLAGFAGAEAGPGETVDVTVDLPRRAFEIWDEADRRWSFVKGSYEIQVGRSIADRRITATINV from the coding sequence ATGGCGGGACCCGAGGCCGGAACCGAAGCGGCCGGCGACGCGGCCCTCGACGCGGCCCTCGACGCGGCCGGCGACGCGGCCCTCGAAGCGGCCGTCGAGGCGGCACTCGGCAAGCTCGACCTGGATGCCAAGGCCCGCCTCCTGGCCGGTCAGGACATGTGGTCCCTGCCCGCCCTGCCGGAGATCGGCCTGGAGTCCCTCGTCATGTCCGACGGCCCGATCGGCGTCCGCGGCGTGCGCTGGACCTCCGGCGACCCGTCCGTCGCGCTGCCCTCACCGACCGCCCTCGCCGCCACCTGGGACCCCGAACTCGCCCGCAGGGCAGGGGTGTTGCTCGCCCAGGAGGCCCGCCGCAAGGGCGTCCACGTCCTCCTCGCCCCCACCGTCAACCTGCACCGCTCCCCGCTCGGCGGCCGCCACTTCGAGGCCTACAGCGAGGACCCGTACCTGACCGGCCGGATCGGCACCGGTTACGTGCGGGGCGTCCAGTCCGGCGGCGTCGGCACCACCGTCAAGCACTTCGTCGCCAACGACGCCGAGACCGACCGCTTCACGGTGAACAACCTGGTCTCCGAACGCGCCCTGCGCGAGCTGTACCTGGCCCCCTTCGAGGCGATCGTCGAGAACGCCCACCCCTGGGGCATCATGACCGCCTACAACACGGTCAACGGCACCTCGATGACCGAACACCGCTACCTGGTCAACGAAGTCCTGCGCGGCGAATGGGGCTTCGACGGCTACAACGTCTCCGACTGGATGGCCGCCCGCGACACCGTCGCCGCCGTCGAGGGCGGCCTCGACGTCGCCATGCCCGGCCCCCGCACCATCTTCGGCCAGGCCCTCGCCCAGGCCGTACGGGACGGCAAGGCCGAGGAGTCCACGGTCGACGGGGCCGTCCGCAACGTCCTGCGCCTCGCCGCCCGCGTCGGCATCCTGGAGGGCGCGCGGCCCGCCGTCACCGAGCTCCCCGACACCGTCGGCGGCGAGGCGCTCGCCCGCGAGATCGCCCGCCGTGCCTTCGTCCTTGTCCGCAACGAGGACCGGGCCCTGCCCCTGCGCCCCGACACGACGGTCGCGCTGATCGGCGCCGCCGCCCGCGACGCCCGCGTCCTCGGCGGCGGCTCCGCCGTCGTCTTCCCGGCCCGGGTCGTCTCCCCGCTCGACGGCCTCACCGCCGCCCTCCCCGACGGCAGCCTCAGCTACGCCGTCGGCGCCGACCCGAACACCGAACTCGCCGTCGCCGACAAGGGGTTCGAGCTGCGCGCTCTCTGCCGTGACGAGGCGGGCACCCTCATCGGGACCGGCGCCGCCCCCACCGGCGAGATCAACTGGATGGGCTCCGACCTCCCCGACGGCGTCACCCACGACACGCTCCACACCGTGGAGCTGACCGGCACGTTCACCCCGCGCGAGAGCGGCCCGCACGTCTTCGGCATCAAGGGCACCGGCGCCTTCACCCTCACCGTGGACGGCACGACGTACTTCGACGACGTCCAGCGCCCCGCCGACGACGGCGACCCCTTCGAGTCGTTCTTCGGGACCCCGCAGCCCCACGCCGAGACCGAACTCACCGCCGGACAGCCGGTCGAGATCTCCCTCACCTTCGTCGTCACCCTCCCCGCGGGCATCCCCTTCAAGGCCGTCGTCTTCGCCCTCACCTACCAGGAACCCCAGCACGACCCCGACGAGCTGATCGCGGAGGCCGTGGCCGCGGCCCGCGCCGCCGACACCGCCGTCGTCGTGGTCGCCACCACCGAGCGCGTCGAGTCCGAGGGCTTCGACCGCAAGAACCTGCGCCTGCCCGGCCGTCAGGACGACCTCGTGCACGCCGTCGCCGCCGCCAACCCGAACACCGTCGTGGTCGTCAACTCCGGTTCCCCGGTCGAGATGCCCTGGCGGGACGAGGTCGCCGCGGTCCTGCTGAGCTGGTTCCCCGGCCAGGAGGGCGGCGCCGCCCTCGCCGACGTCCTCACCGGCGCCCACGAGCCCGGCGGCCGGCTGCCCACCACCTGGGGCTCCCTGGCCGACGCCCCGGTCACCCAGGTCGTCCCGGCCGACGGCGAACTCCCGTACACCGAGGGCGTCTTCATCGGCTACCGCGCCTGGGAGAAGGCGAACCGCACCCCCGTCCACCCCTTCGGCCACGGCCTCGGCTACACCGACTGGGCGTACGAGTCGGTCGCCGTCGAGGGCTCCACGCTCACCGTGCGCATCCGCAACACCGGCGAGCGGACCGGCCGCGAGGTCGTGCAGGTGTATCTGGCGCCCGCCGACACCGCCCCGGCCCCCGACCGCCCCGTCCGCTGGCTCGCCGGATTCGCCGGCGCCGAGGCCGGCCCGGGCGAGACCGTGGACGTCACCGTCGACCTCCCGCGGCGCGCCTTCGAGATCTGGGACGAGGCGGACCGCCGGTG
- a CDS encoding MarR family winged helix-turn-helix transcriptional regulator — protein sequence MATPHPTPVTDPLTMEVVELIGEVVDRFYQDYEEAAAGHALTGAQARLLSLLSLEPLPMRKLAQKLKCEPSNVTGIVDRLESRGLVERRPDPADRRVKLAAATDEGRRIAKGLRESLRFARAPLAGLGEEERVVLRGMLQRMLAV from the coding sequence ATGGCCACCCCACATCCGACCCCCGTTACCGACCCTCTGACCATGGAGGTCGTGGAGCTGATCGGCGAGGTCGTGGACCGCTTCTACCAGGACTACGAGGAGGCCGCCGCAGGTCACGCGCTGACCGGCGCGCAGGCCCGGCTGCTGAGCCTGCTCTCGCTGGAGCCGCTGCCGATGCGCAAGCTGGCGCAGAAGCTGAAGTGCGAGCCGTCCAACGTGACCGGCATCGTCGACCGGCTGGAGTCCCGCGGCCTGGTCGAACGGCGGCCCGACCCGGCCGACCGGCGCGTGAAGCTGGCGGCGGCGACGGACGAGGGCCGGCGCATCGCCAAGGGGCTGCGCGAGTCGCTGCGGTTCGCACGGGCGCCGCTGGCGGGGCTGGGGGAAGAGGAGCGGGTGGTGTTGCGGGGGATGCTGCAACGGATGCTGGCGGTGTAG
- a CDS encoding NADP-dependent oxidoreductase — protein sequence MTDSALPTTSREWRLLSRPVGWPKPEDFELVQAEIRQPGPGEVLVRNAYVSVDPYMRGRMSAAKSYTAPFELGKAMQGGAVGEVVVSNAEGIAAGDHVLHFGGWREYATFDAKQAVKVDAEAAPLSTYLGVLGMTGLTAYAGLLRTASFKEGDSVFVSGAAGAVGGQVGQIAKLKGASRVIGSAGSDDKVKVLVEEYGFDAAFNYKNGPVAEQLREAAPDGVDVYFDNVGGDHLEAAIGSLNLHGRIAICGMISVYNNTEAAPGPKNLARLIQTRGRIEGLLVGDHYDLQPQFVQEVGGWIRSGELKYRETVVEGIENNLEAFLGVLRGDNTGKMIVKL from the coding sequence ATGACCGACTCCGCCCTCCCCACCACCAGCCGCGAATGGCGTCTGCTCAGCCGTCCCGTCGGCTGGCCGAAGCCGGAGGACTTCGAGCTGGTCCAGGCGGAGATCCGGCAGCCCGGCCCGGGTGAGGTGCTGGTCCGCAACGCCTACGTCTCCGTCGACCCGTACATGCGCGGCCGCATGAGCGCCGCCAAGTCGTACACCGCCCCCTTCGAGCTGGGCAAGGCCATGCAGGGCGGTGCGGTCGGCGAGGTCGTCGTCTCGAACGCCGAGGGCATCGCGGCCGGCGACCACGTCCTGCACTTCGGCGGCTGGCGCGAGTACGCCACCTTCGACGCCAAGCAGGCCGTCAAGGTCGACGCCGAGGCCGCGCCCCTCTCCACCTACCTCGGCGTCCTCGGCATGACCGGCCTCACCGCCTACGCCGGTCTCCTGCGCACCGCCTCCTTCAAGGAGGGCGACTCCGTCTTCGTGTCGGGCGCGGCCGGTGCCGTCGGCGGCCAGGTCGGCCAGATCGCCAAGCTGAAGGGCGCCTCCCGGGTCATCGGCTCGGCCGGCTCCGACGACAAGGTCAAGGTCCTCGTCGAGGAGTACGGCTTCGACGCGGCCTTCAACTACAAGAACGGCCCGGTCGCCGAGCAGCTCCGCGAGGCCGCCCCGGACGGCGTGGACGTCTACTTCGACAACGTCGGCGGCGACCACCTCGAGGCCGCCATAGGCTCCCTCAACCTGCACGGCCGGATCGCGATCTGCGGCATGATCTCGGTCTACAACAACACCGAGGCCGCCCCCGGGCCCAAGAACCTCGCCCGCCTCATCCAGACCCGCGGCCGCATCGAGGGCCTCCTCGTCGGCGACCACTACGACCTCCAGCCGCAGTTCGTCCAGGAGGTCGGCGGCTGGATCCGTTCCGGCGAGCTGAAGTACCGCGAGACGGTCGTCGAGGGCATCGAGAACAACCTTGAGGCGTTCCTCGGGGTGCTGCGCGGCGACAACACCGGAAAGATGATCGTCAAGCTCTGA
- a CDS encoding EI24 domain-containing protein: MRDLGVGFNYLLQGQKWVARHGRQYSFGLIPGLITLVLYIAAFVALALWGGGFVAWTTPFADDWSSPWQGLFRGFLTAVLFALGLLLAVLTFTAVTLLLGQPFYEALSEKVDRDVSPDGTAPESGLPLWRELWLSARDSLRILARALVWGVLLFALGFVPVAGQTVVPVVGFFVTGFFLTEELAAVALQRRGVDLRARLALLRSRKTLVWGFGTPLGLAFLVPFVAVFLMPGAVAGATLMARDLLGEETRDDYEQPADAPEGETAAS; this comes from the coding sequence ATGCGCGATCTCGGGGTGGGCTTCAACTACTTGCTACAGGGCCAGAAGTGGGTGGCCCGTCACGGCAGGCAGTACAGCTTCGGCCTGATCCCCGGCCTCATCACCCTCGTCCTGTACATCGCCGCCTTCGTCGCACTCGCCCTCTGGGGCGGCGGCTTCGTCGCCTGGACCACCCCCTTCGCCGACGACTGGTCCAGCCCCTGGCAGGGCCTCTTCCGCGGCTTCCTCACCGCCGTGCTGTTCGCCCTCGGCCTCCTCCTCGCCGTCCTCACCTTCACCGCGGTCACCCTCCTGCTCGGCCAGCCCTTCTACGAGGCCCTCTCCGAGAAGGTCGACCGGGACGTCTCGCCCGACGGCACGGCCCCCGAGTCCGGGCTGCCGCTCTGGCGCGAACTGTGGCTCTCCGCCCGCGACAGCCTCCGCATCCTGGCCCGCGCGCTGGTGTGGGGCGTGCTGCTGTTCGCCCTCGGGTTCGTCCCGGTCGCCGGGCAGACGGTCGTCCCGGTGGTCGGCTTCTTCGTCACCGGCTTCTTCCTCACCGAGGAACTCGCCGCCGTCGCCCTCCAGCGCCGGGGCGTCGACCTGCGCGCCCGCCTCGCCCTGCTCCGCTCCCGCAAGACCCTGGTCTGGGGCTTCGGCACCCCGCTGGGCCTCGCCTTCCTGGTCCCGTTCGTCGCGGTGTTCCTGATGCCGGGCGCGGTCGCGGGCGCGACCCTGATGGCCCGCGACCTGCTCGGCGAGGAGACGCGGGACGACTACGAGCAGCCCGCCGACGCCCCGGAAGGCGAGACCGCCGCCTCCTGA
- a CDS encoding serine hydrolase domain-containing protein, with product MTRLHRSAKEIHGTVADGFEAVREEFAAFVAEERPDYEGQLCAYVHGKRVVDLWVPGDDADVGPESLYGVYSSTKGAAHLVVALLVQEGTLELDRKVTYYWPEFSAEGKGALTLRELLAHRAGVVGTDSGFTRQELADDRQIAERLADQRPYWRPGTAFGYHGLVIGALTGEVVRRATGRTLQEVYEERVRAPYGLDFFLGLPAVHEPRFRTAQPMAPTAEQRALLDARPGGPHTLAAIAFNRHTAEPTDLELLPNDPLIRAKGPASVGGVGSARGLAGLYAAAISEVDGKAPLLKEDTAAEFGQLHSVGYDVVLRTHKAFGLGFQATADTWYPFLGAGAFGHSGAGGCQAFADPRSGLAYGYTRRRYAFPGAAAPENYRLAEAVHRAATASR from the coding sequence ATGACTCGGTTGCATCGGTCGGCCAAGGAGATCCACGGCACCGTCGCCGACGGTTTCGAAGCGGTGCGGGAGGAGTTCGCCGCGTTCGTCGCGGAGGAACGGCCCGACTACGAAGGCCAGTTGTGTGCGTACGTGCACGGCAAGCGGGTCGTCGACCTGTGGGTGCCCGGGGACGATGCCGACGTCGGCCCCGAGTCCCTCTACGGCGTCTACTCGTCGACCAAGGGCGCCGCCCATCTCGTGGTCGCACTCCTCGTGCAGGAGGGCACCCTGGAGCTGGACCGCAAAGTCACCTACTACTGGCCGGAGTTCAGCGCGGAGGGCAAGGGCGCGCTGACCCTGCGCGAGCTGCTCGCGCACCGGGCCGGGGTGGTCGGCACGGACAGCGGCTTCACGCGGCAGGAGCTGGCCGACGACCGTCAGATCGCCGAACGCCTCGCCGACCAGCGGCCGTACTGGCGTCCGGGCACCGCCTTCGGCTACCACGGGCTGGTCATCGGGGCGCTCACCGGCGAGGTCGTACGGCGCGCGACGGGCCGTACGCTCCAGGAGGTGTACGAGGAGCGGGTGCGCGCCCCGTACGGGCTGGACTTCTTCCTGGGTCTGCCGGCGGTGCACGAGCCGCGCTTCCGCACCGCGCAGCCGATGGCGCCGACCGCCGAACAGCGGGCACTGCTGGACGCCCGGCCCGGCGGGCCGCACACCCTCGCCGCCATCGCCTTCAACCGCCACACCGCCGAGCCGACCGACCTGGAACTCCTGCCCAACGACCCCCTGATCCGCGCCAAGGGGCCTGCCTCGGTGGGCGGGGTCGGCTCGGCGCGCGGGCTGGCCGGGCTGTACGCGGCGGCGATCAGCGAGGTCGACGGGAAGGCGCCGCTGCTGAAGGAGGACACGGCGGCGGAGTTCGGGCAGTTGCACTCCGTGGGGTACGACGTGGTGCTGCGCACGCACAAGGCGTTCGGGCTGGGTTTCCAGGCGACCGCGGACACCTGGTACCCGTTCCTGGGCGCCGGGGCGTTCGGGCACAGCGGGGCGGGCGGCTGCCAGGCGTTCGCGGACCCGCGCAGCGGGCTCGCCTACGGCTACACGCGCCGCCGGTACGCCTTCCCGGGCGCGGCGGCACCGGAGAATTACCGGCTGGCGGAGGCCGTCCACCGGGCGGCGACGGCATCGCGCTGA
- a CDS encoding TetR/AcrR family transcriptional regulator, translating to MPYRDGMSARTTRSEERRAEIVRAALEVIAERGYRGASLAAVAERVGLTQQGLLHHFPSKEALLVAVLQERDQWDARPDSQWRLDLLLSLVEYNAMRPAIIQTFSALLGESVTEGHPARDYFTDRYRTVRESMAAVLRAKYGDRVPSGLPPERVAPLLVAVLDGLQYQWLLDPESVDMPAAFRDFLMLLGEPVD from the coding sequence ATGCCGTACCGTGACGGCATGAGCGCCAGGACGACCAGGAGCGAGGAACGGCGGGCGGAGATCGTCCGGGCCGCCCTGGAGGTGATCGCCGAGCGCGGTTACCGGGGTGCGAGCCTGGCCGCGGTGGCGGAGCGGGTGGGCCTGACCCAGCAGGGGCTGCTGCACCACTTCCCGTCGAAGGAGGCGCTGCTGGTGGCGGTGCTCCAGGAACGGGACCAGTGGGACGCGCGGCCGGACTCACAGTGGCGGCTCGACCTGCTGCTCTCGCTCGTCGAGTACAACGCCATGCGGCCCGCGATCATCCAGACCTTCTCGGCGCTGCTCGGCGAGAGCGTCACCGAGGGGCATCCGGCGCGCGACTACTTCACCGACCGCTACCGCACCGTGCGCGAGAGCATGGCGGCGGTCCTGCGCGCGAAGTACGGCGACCGCGTCCCCAGCGGCCTTCCTCCCGAACGCGTGGCGCCCCTCCTCGTGGCCGTACTGGACGGCCTCCAGTACCAGTGGCTGCTGGACCCGGAGTCGGTGGACATGCCGGCGGCCTTCCGGGACTTCCTCATGCTGCTGGGCGAGCCCGTGGACTGA